A single genomic interval of Littorina saxatilis isolate snail1 linkage group LG17, US_GU_Lsax_2.0, whole genome shotgun sequence harbors:
- the LOC138953133 gene encoding polyribonucleotide nucleotidyltransferase 1, mitochondrial-like has translation MAASITLCRQCRRWLLQTVVRTPGFRARHLGPWKDKDYGCEVSINVGDGQLQVSSGKLARFADGAAVAQLGNTSVLVTAVSKKRSSPSSFLPLTVDFRQKAAAAGRIPMNFFRRELGSTETEILTSRAIDRSLRPLFPSSYFSDTQLVCNVLAMDGANDPDIVSINAASAALSVSDIPWNGPVGAVRVGLVDKEVIINPTRRQLQQSTLDLIITATQKHKVVMLEGFGDAVHLHDLQRAISKGVSEAQAIIQSILQLREELGRPKRILEPPTVLDVEVAEALRSLSLARIREVLFNDDHDKISRDVQIQEIKADVIEKLKETFPTSDPALMNESYNKVAKEIFRSLVLDEERRCDGRSLTQVRDITCGVDLYKPLHGSALFQRGQTQVLCTVTFDSPEAAARVDPVSVLTGNIKEKNFMLHYEFPPYATNETGRPGGVGRREFGHGALAEKGLRAVIPNNSPFTIRLTAEVLESNGSSSMASVCGGSLALMDAGVKVKAAAAGVAMGLMSRTDPETGDISEYKILTDLLGIEDYMGDMDFKMAGTRHGITALQVDFKLPGVPLEIVSKALEQGFAAKNDVLDIMDATISKPRESLKPNGPLMEKLDIKPQDRSKFFGVGGRNLRKLRSETGVTVTPLDDTNFQLFAPNADAMDEARELIEEFLKDEQEPELEFGAIYVGRIVEIRDMGVMVELHPKLQPVLLHNSQLDQRKVRHPSALDLEVGQDISVKYFGRDPITGHIRISRKVLQSPATSVIRNIGSRDA, from the exons atggcggcctCCATAACATTGTGTAGGCAATGTCGAAGGTGGCTTTTGCAGACAGTTGTTCGGACACCAGGCTTCAGGGCCAGACATCTAGGACCATGGAAGGACAAGGACTACGGTTGTGAAGTTTCGATCAACGTTGGTGATGG ACAACTGCAGGTCAGTTCAGGAAAACTGGCCAGGTTCGCTGATGGAGCTGCAGTTGCTCAG CTGGGAAACACTTCTGTACTCGTCACTGCAGTCAGCAAAAAACGCTCTTCGCCATCTTCATTTCTGCCCCTCACA gttGACTTCAGACAGAAGGCTGCAGCAGCTGGCAGAATACCAATGAACTTTTTCAGGAGAGAACTTGGCTCCACAGAAACTGAGATTCTTACTAGTCGCGCAATAG ACAGGTCACTGAGGCCCCTGTTCCCATCCTCGTATTTTAGCGATACACAG CTGGTATGCAATGTTCTTGCCATGGATGGAGCTAATGATCCTGATATTGTCAGCATAAATGCAG CTTCAGCTGCTCTCAGTGTCTCCGACATTCCATGGAACGGGCCAGTGG GTGCGGTGCGTGTAGGCCTGGTGGACAAAGAAGTGATCATCAACCCTACACGCAGACAGCTACAGCAAAGCACACTGGATCTCATTATCACGgcaacacagaaacacaaagtGG TGATGTTGGAGGGATTTGGAGACGCTGTTCACCTGCACGACTTGCAGCGAGCGATCAGCAAGGGCGTGAGCGAGGCTCAGGCCATCATCCAGAGCATTCTGCAGCTGAGGGAAGAGCTGGGACGACCCAAGCGAATACTTGAGCCTCCTACGGTCTTGGACGTAGAGGTCGCTGAGGCATTGAGGAG CCTCTCCTTGGCAAGAATTCGTGAGGTGCTGTTCAATGATGACCATGATAAG ATTTCAAGAGATGTTCAGATTCAGGAGATCAAGGCAGATGTAATAGAAAAACTGAAAG AAACTTTCCCTACAAGTGATCCTGCTCTTATGAATGAGTCTTACAACAAGGTGGCCAAGGAAATATTCCGTAGTCTTGTCTTGGATGAAGAACGAAG GTGTGATGGTCGCAGTCTGACTCAGGTACGCGACATCACCTGCGGTGTGGATCTGTACAAACCTCTCCATGGGTCTGCTCTGTTTCAACGTGGACAGACACAG GTACTGTGTACAGTGACATTTGACAGCCCTGAAGCAGCGGCAAGGGTGGACCCTGTCTCCGTTCTCACTGG GAACATCAAAGAAAAGAACTTCATGCTACATTATGAG tttcCACCATATGCAACCAATGAGACGGGACGGCCTGGGGGAGTTGGAAGGAGAGAATTTGGTCATG GAGCGTTAGCAGAAAAAGGATTGAGAGCAGTGATCCCCAACAACTCCCCGTTCACCATTCGCTTGACAGCGGAAGTCCTAGAGTCCAATG gATCGTCTTCAATGGCTTCAGTGTGTGGCGGCAGTCTGGCCTTGATGGATGCAGGGGTCAAGGTCAAAGCAGCTGCTGCTGGGGTCGCCATGGGCTTGATGTCGCGCACTGACCCTGAGACCGGAGATATCTCTGAATACAAAATCCTCACTGATCTTCTG GGCATAGAGGACTACATGGGAGACATGGATTTCAAGATGGCGGGTACCAGGCATGGCATTACAGCTCTCCAGGTGGATTTCAAGCTGCCAGGTGTCCCACTGGAAATTGTCTCCAAGGCTTTGGAGCAAGGGTTTG CTGCGAAAAACGACGTCTTGGATATTATGGATGCGACAATATCCAAACCAAGGGAGAGCTTGAAACCAAATGGCCCCCTCATGG AAAAGCTGGACATCAAACCCCAAGACCGATCCAAGTTCTTCGGTGTTGGTGGCCGCAACTTGAGAAAGTTACGCAGTGAAACTG GTGTGACTGTGACCCCATTGGACGACACCAATTTCCAGCTGTTTGCTCCAAACGCTGATGCCATGGATGAAGCTCGTGAGCTGATTGAAGAGTTCCTTAAAGATGAG CAGGAACCAGAGCTGGAATTTGGTGCTATTTATGTCGGCAGGATTGTTGAAATCAG GGACATGGGTGTGATGGTGGAGCTTCATCCCAAACTGCAGCCCGTCTTGTTGCACAACTCTCAGCTGGACCAACGCAag GTGCGACACCCCAGCGCACTCGACCTGGAGGTTGGTCAGGACATTTCCGTCAAGTATTTTGGGCGTGATCCCATCACCGGTCACATACGAATCTCCCGCAAAGTTCTACAGTCCCCCGCCACGTCTGTCATCAGGAACATAGGATCACGAGACGCATGA